In the genome of Candidatus Methylomirabilota bacterium, one region contains:
- a CDS encoding fumarylacetoacetate hydrolase family protein → MSIVDAAIEAFWICARDRTAPSAEWMKRLTREEAYRVQLGVLARHVQAGERHAGWKVGLTSKAMQIQQKVHEPVLGFLLASGEKPSGTRFQFPELISPGFENELCLTVGQTLRGPGVTDAQAQAALAAMTPAFEIIEKRGDFAADLNVSLADNAQQRAYVTGGSVPVPSGFDLATVALELSVNGAVAERALGREVLGTPAASIAWLANKLAEFGLALEAGMKVMSGSFTRQYPIARGDRIEGRFDPIGPVRAEFV, encoded by the coding sequence ATGAGCATCGTGGACGCCGCCATCGAGGCCTTCTGGATCTGCGCCCGCGACCGCACCGCGCCGTCCGCCGAGTGGATGAAGCGCCTGACCCGCGAGGAGGCCTACCGCGTGCAGCTGGGCGTGCTCGCGCGCCACGTGCAGGCCGGCGAGCGGCACGCCGGCTGGAAGGTCGGGCTCACCTCGAAGGCCATGCAGATCCAGCAGAAGGTGCACGAGCCGGTGCTGGGGTTCCTCCTGGCCAGCGGCGAGAAGCCGAGCGGCACCCGCTTTCAGTTCCCGGAGCTGATCAGCCCCGGCTTCGAGAACGAGCTGTGCCTCACGGTGGGCCAGACGCTGCGCGGGCCCGGCGTCACCGACGCGCAGGCCCAGGCCGCGCTGGCCGCCATGACCCCCGCCTTCGAGATCATCGAGAAGCGCGGCGACTTCGCGGCCGATCTCAACGTGAGCCTCGCCGACAACGCCCAGCAGCGCGCCTACGTGACCGGCGGCTCGGTGCCGGTGCCGTCCGGCTTCGATCTGGCCACGGTGGCCCTCGAGCTCTCCGTCAACGGCGCCGTGGCCGAGCGCGCCCTCGGCCGCGAGGTGCTCGGCACCCCGGCCGCCTCGATCGCGTGGCTGGCCAACAAGCTCGCCGAGTTCGGCCTGGCGCTGGAGGCGGGCATGAAGGTGATGTCGGGCTCCTTCACCCGCCAGTACCCGATCGCCCGGGGCGACCGGATCGAGGGCCGCTTCGATCCGATCGGCCCGGTCCGCGCCGAGTTCGTCTAG